From Loxodonta africana isolate mLoxAfr1 chromosome 16, mLoxAfr1.hap2, whole genome shotgun sequence:
CTGTGTTGAGACTGTATCCCACCTCAGTGCTCTCAGCAGGTTTGGTGCCCAAGGCTCTCTCCTGGGCTTGCTTGGAAGACCACATGCTGCTACAGCTCTTCCTGAAAGCTCCTGTAATGggttcaaatatttatttagtgcctATTGTGTGCCAGGTGCTATGCTAGGTTGGAGATACAATCATGATCAAAACACCACACCACCACGGGCCCTATTCTCACGCCCTGTCATTCCTGTCATGCTCCCAGCCTGCCTCACACCAGTGGGAGGTCTACTGCAGCAGTCTTCACTGGGAGCCTGCAGATGGGATTTGTTTGGCCCCATTAAAAAATTGTGAGCCAGCATTTAAAAATTGAGAGATTTCATATCAAAATCCAATTTctggcttcttttaaaaaataggaaGATCTGATAATTCTGGGCTTGCATTCCTCAAGGGCAAAAATCAGCTGGAACGGTTTTGTGTGCCTGACGTCACCACAATTTACCATTCTCTATCGCCTTCCCAACACTCAGGCAGTGTGTGTCAGTTGCTGTTTATCAAAGATTGGACCTTTTTCCCCACACAGTAGGGAAATCTGTGTCTGTACCCTTGTCTcccaacagaaagaaaattaaagacaaatctAGAAGGCCATGTGGGAAGAAAAGTAGTTTTTTATGGAAGTAAAAGTCTTATTTCCCTTTACTCACTTAATTTGCCTGCCTGGCCCCTATAGGCATTTAAGTTTTTTCCTCTTGTACAGAGAGTGAAAGCTCTGCCCCTGGCTGAGTCCCCTACAGCAGTTGAAGGCCGGGCCATCTCCTCCTGTGCATGGGGGAGGGAGCTTGGAGGAGCTCAGCTCCTTTCGTTCAGCTTCCATGCTCAGGCATCCTTAGTACTCAGCCCATTCTAAGGCGACCTCTAAAAAAAGCAGGCCCAAGCCTTGGTTTAGCTAACATCGAACTCTAAAAAGAAGTGTTTCTTCCCAGGGTGGGGAGGCAAGGGTTAGTGATGGTTTATCCCCTTTGCTTCAGTTATGCCACAGGCAGGACCACAGGTGTGGTGCTGGATTCTGGGGATGGCGTCACCCATGCCGTGCCCATCTATGAGGGCTTTGCCATGCCCCACTCTATCATGCGCATTGACATCGCCGGCCGTGACGTCTCCCGCTTCCTTCGCCTCTACCTGCGCAAAGAGGGCTATGACTTCCACTCATCCTCCGAATTTGAGATTGTCAAGGCCATAAAAGAAGTGAGTGCTGCCCCATGGGCCTTGGATGGGATGGAGAATGGGAGCAGGGCAGCCAGGCCTTGGATGACCTGGGAGTGAAGGGATGTGAAGCTCCCATCCTGGAGGTCAGGCTCCCTTCTCCAGGCAGCTGTGTGACCTCACATTGACAGATTCAGCTTCCTGACGTGCTGCCATCTGGCGGGGGAAAAGGGAGCTTCTTCCATTTCTTAAGCTGGGTGGGTGATGAGTACACAGGTGTTGATTATGGTTTTTATACCTTATGTATAAGTTACATATGTTCTTTCATATTCTCAAAGATGTcataatacatttttcttttcaaataaacGGGACTGCCCCCTAAAACTATAGGGAAACCTTTGAGCTGGATAGGAGGACCCAAAGCCATAGTCTTTATGAATGGTAGAAGGAGAAAGATGCCTGGGCCTCGGCTAAAGCTTGGTTGTGGTCTCAAATTCCAGATCTAGAGAACCAAGTTCCCAAGCTTTCCCACCAGGAAGGTGGAACAGCTAAGAATGCATATCCCACACATTCATCCAGGGAAGGCCAACAGATGCCTCCCTGCCCCTGCTTCTGAGTGGCAGCTCTTAGGACCTTGAGCGCAATCAGTGTAGGAGGGCAGCTTTCTGTGGCAGCACACCACACCCCTGGACGTTGACCAAGAatgtgctgagtttctttccagCCTGACTGTCATGCTTGGTTCTGCAGAGAGCCTGCTACCTATCCATAAACCCCCAGAAGGATGAGACACTGGAGACGGAGAAAGCTCAGTACTACCTGCCCGACGGCAGCACCATTGAGGTAGGTGACCAGACCTCTCTTCTCAGTCCCTTCAGGCCCACACAGGCTCTGGGCTTAAACTGAACTACCCACAAGGAGAGTGGAATCAGATGGACCAAACCTTTTAAACTGTCTGCCTGGAGCAGTGTAGCTCTTAAGCAGCACTGTCTCCTGCAGAGTGAGGCAATAGGGAATTTACTGCCTCTCGTGTGAAGGGAAGGAGTCCCCAGAGGTATTTTCCTAGGTTGGGATGAAATCAGGAATTGGGATGGTTAGTGCTATCTTTGACCTCTCTTGGGTACCACATAGGGTGGCCTTCAGACTGAGCTGCCTCTTCCTGAAGGTCCAGGTATAAGAAGAAATccccatgaatgaatgaatccgtGTATTAATGCCAGAGGTCTCAGCTAGAAAATGCTAGAGCTAGGATTAAACATTTCCTCAGAGGCCCTGTATCTACTCTTCATTCCTCCAGGCCCTTGACATACAGAATTCTTCCTGAGCCTGGTCGTCATAGGCCCCTGGTTACTAAGAGGTGGGCAGAAGGGGCTTTTCCATTTTCCACCCCCAAAGGGACcttggccccagccccagcctctgaAGCTGGCCCTCCACCTGCAGATTGGTCCTTCCCGATTCCGGGCTCCTGAGCTGCTGTTTAGGCCAGACCTGATTGGTGAGGAGAGCGAGGGCATCCATGAGGTCCTGGTGTTTGCCATTCAGAAGTCGGACATGGACCTGCGGCGCACACTTTTCTCCAACATTGTCCTCTCGGGAGGCTCCACCCTGTTCAAAGGTTGGTCTGTGCTCTCGGGCCCTTCCCCAGGAAGCTTCCAGACCCTGCTAGGTCCAGACACTCAGAAGATTGACTTGAAATTCTCCTTTTCTGCCCATTCAGGTTTTGGTGACAGGCTACTGAGTGAAGTGAAGAAACTGGCTCCAAAAGATGTGAAGATCAGGGTAGGAGCATGTGGGGAGCTGGGCCTGGGAGGAACTGGGCCTCCAAGGGTCTGGAGTGTCACATGGTGTGGCTCCTAGACAGCTTCTCAGCCTACACACTGACCCTGAGGCCTACGTCTGCCAGAGTGGAGGACCTGTTCTCACTCTCCCTCTTCACTTGAAAGGAGGGCAGTTCTAATACCCAAATGGGCCAGGGTTCCAGGCTGAGCACCCCACATGTCTTTCTGAGAAACTGTAAACATGACAGGAGATTGACTTCTGCTGCTCCTGTGCCCCCTGCCCAGGGCTCCCCTGAAACAGTGTGGTATGGGAAGGAGTCAGAGAATTGGCCAGCCTGAGGAAAGGAGAGAATCTAAATGAGGGAGTGAAGCTTCTGCCATGGAATCTgcatcctccctccccccagcagGGCAGAGTCTTACCCCTAGATAACCTCAGCTTCCCTGGAAACTGTAGATATGTAGAGCTGCTGGAAGCCTGCTTCCCCAAATGAATGTCAGGCTGGCCACACTACCCCCAGGAGAAGCCCAGGGCCCAGCCTGTTGTGGGAAAGACATCCACTGCCTTGGGCAGTAGGGTGGGGAATAAAGACACATCAGAGGGGAAAGGGTGGCGGGGATGGAAGTCTCAGATTCCTTCTTCCACCCATCCTTGCAGATATCTGCACCTCAGGAGAGACTGTATTCCACATGGATTGGGTGAGTAGTTCTTTCGAAAATAAAAGCAGAAGAGGAAGCGAAGGCATTGCTTACCCCTCAGCACCCCCATCCATTTCTCCCAGAAGAGCCTGGTCTGGTGTGGCCCCACGGGCCCTGGCTGGCTCCAGGAATACCCACTCTCACACTGTTTCTTTGGATTCCCTCCACTCCAGGGGCTCTATCCTTGCCTCCTTGGACACCTTTAAGAAGATGTGGGTCTCCAAGAAGGAATACGAGGAAGATGGTGCCCGGTCCATCCACAGGAAAACCTTCTAACGTTGGGACATCATCTTCACCTCTCTGAAGTTAACTCCCACTTTAAAACTCGCTTTCTTGAGTCGGAGTGTTTGCGAGGAACTGCCTGTGTATGCGAGTGCGTGTGTGGGTGCGTGGGTACGAGTGTGTGTGAATATGCGAGTGTGGTGTGGCCCAGGGATCCCGGGGCCCAGAAAGGACGATGAACTACCCACAATGGCGATGGCCTGAGGCCTGGGGTTGACCACTGACTGGCCCTGATGGGGAAAAGTGCTGGCAGAGGGCCCCAGTCCTGTCACCTGGGCCTTTGTCTGGCTGTGTGGGACTATGTTTACTACCAGAGGGAGGTAAACCCAACCCCTGCCCCCAGACCTCACTGCTGCCTGTGCCAGGCTGGGCTAGCCCCTCCCCCCAGCCTCCCCAGGGTGGCTTGTCCCAGGCAGCCGCTGCCTCCCTTGTTCACTATTCAGCTTTTGATGCCTCTTAATCATGCACTGAGGGCTGGGGCCAGGGTTGAGTTCTGTTTGGTTTTAGTGCACGTCGGGCTTGGGAAGCTGGAAAAGCGCTCCAGGAACTCTTACAGAGATTCTGGGGCCAAGGAGAGGACAGAATGTCCTCAAGTTCACGTGGGGACCAGGGCCACACTGGGCACTTGAGGAGGACCGGAGTAGTGCTACTTCTGATCAGCTGCAGAGTTGATGCTCAACCCCAGCCCCACCCGGGGGTCACAGGAGAGTTTAAGGAGCCTGTTGGCTACAGATCCTGTTAGTTGCTTTTCATCCATTTTTGTCTCAATGCCACCttcagttttatttattaaaGTGTTTGTTCAGTAAGGGGACTGGAAAGAGTGGAGCTCATCACCTCCTGCCCATCAGTCACCCTGTTCACACTAATGTTTACAGCACCTAAGCTTAGTGTAGCACCCAAGGCCCCACCGGTCCCTGCTAGTGGTCAACTGACAGTACCCATAAGCCTCAGGGCTGGTGTGGGATTGGAGGCTACCCTAGAGGGCACTCCCACAGCCTCTTTTGTTCTCCCTCTTCCACTTGTTCACTGCCCTGGAATCAACAGGCTGGCTGCTGGTCAAATTTGCTAAAATGGGAAGTAGAACCACTTTCTTTGGCAGAAGCCCCTAGTAAAGGGGGAGTGTTGGAGACCCAGTCCCCTTAGGACCAGAGAAAGAGCTGCAATGAAAACAGCATTAACCAAGTTGCCTTTTCCACTCTAGCTGACCAGAGGAGCTAGGCTGTAAAGGCAGGAAAGCCCCTCTGGGCTGATCTTGTGCCATTCTTGACTTTGGACCtatttggggagggagggagggtgccaGACCAGAGTGCCAGGAGTTGATGGGCTCAGGCTCATCTCTGGTCCAGTAGGGCCAGGTGCCTACCCTGGACTGGATTGCCCCCCTAGCAGTAGTCCAAAGGCCTTCAGCCCAGGTGGTGCAAGGCTGGGGCTAGCATGCCTTCACTGGCACCCTCACCTGTGGTACCAAGACCCACCCAATTCCAAATTCCAGGCAGTATTCTCCCCCATGCCATCCTGTGACCAAAGGCCCCTGCCAGATGTGGGCCTCAGCAGCAGGTGTGTGTGAAAGCGATGTGGCGACCCGCGGACTGCAGTGTGCTTAACCAGCTCACCtcccttctcttagcccaagccTGTCCCTCGCGCAGCCTCTCACAAACCACGTTGCCTGGTGGGGCCCGGTGTACTTAAATAAAGTTGTTCCAATAGACATGTCAGCTGGATGGTGTGGTGTAGGTGCGGGAAGCAGGAGGAGCTGCAGTCCTTGAAGCTGAGGCCAGGAGTGGGCCTAGTCCGGCCTCAAGAGGGCATTGTTGCACAAACCAGACTTGTCCAGCTCATAGTCCAAGTCAGAGCCTGTTAGGTGGACACACGGAATATGTTCATTCTAAAGCCCAGGTTCAGGAAGTGAGGATCCCCACCCCATGGGTAAGACTCCACCCAGAGTGATGGGAGCAGCGCATGACATCTCTGAAGTCAGAGGTTCTGAAAGCTTTGAAGTTGTGTGAGAATCTGGGGACCTTATTAAAATGCAGTTTCTAGGGCCCACTCAGATAACCAGTTCTTCATTTTAAATCCACACTTGGGAAAAATAATTGCCAAGCACTTTACAAATGCGCACCCATTTAATCCAGTAACCCTAGAAGGTATAGAGCCACAGAAAAATTAAGCTATTTTCCAAGGCTCTGCACTTTATTAATAAGCTAGGATTTGGACCCAGGCTGTATAGCTCTAGAGCCTATATTGTTAGCCACTAAGCAGACCCTCAAAAAACCACTGGCCTACAGCAGTGGCACTCAACAGGGATCAATTTTGCCCCTCAGGACACATTTGGCAATGTTGAGACATGTTTGGTTGTCACAAccaggggtaggggtgggggataCTGGCAGCTAAaagtagaggccagggataccGCTACTGATATCTACAACAAAGAAATACCAGCCCCAAATGTCACTAGTGCCAAAGCTGAGAAATGCTGCCTAGAGCACTGGTTCTCCATCCCCACTAACAGGAAAATCACCTACAGAGTTTTTAAATATCCCAGTGTTCAGACCATACCCCAGACATAATAAAGCAGGATCTTTGGGAGTAGAACTTAcacatcagtattttttaaagcttcccaggtgattccaagGTTGAGAATCTCTGGCCTAGAAGCTCCTCTTCCATGACTGTGGTGTCCAGCAGTGACACATGGGAACTGCCCTGGGGCTCCTGGCACCAGGCCTGGAAGTCATTCTGTTCCTAGGTCCCCATGCAGCTACCAATCTGCATTTTCTCAATGGTTCCTCAGTAAGTGAGGCAGCTAGCCCACCACTTAGATTTGGAAAAATGTTCTCAGGGTGTTTCTATTGAGAAGACCTGTGCCCCAACCCCCTCTCCCCACCATCccactacatacacacacagcaaACCTGAGGACTAGAAACGACTGCCTTTAATCAGTTTGAAATGAACCTCTTCAGAGGTGGGGTACGGTGGGGGAACCCTGCAGCAGCAGGAGAAGGGGCTGGGCTACTTCAGGCACAGCCAAAGCAGGGCACCCTCTGAGAATCCACTGGAGGTGGGTAGGGAGAGACTTGCAGTTAGCTTCCTCTGGGTGAGTGGGAGTAGTTGAAGTATCAAAAGGGCATCCTGAGCCCACAGGGCAGCCAGGCTCAGCCAGGCAGTGGGTCAGGCCTCCATATCCCACAGCAACCCCGTGAGCACCACAGGGCAGCCCCATCCCTTCTTGGtccttttctttcctcctgcCCTGGAAGGGGGGAAACATGTCCCTGAGCACATACACCCAGCCCTGCCCAAGCTGGGCTAATCAGCCAAGCAGGAACTTAGACCTCAGTGATGCTCCTGGCTCAGTCCCAGGGGCTCTCACTCTGCCATCTGTCCTCCAGGCTGCACCTGAGGCAGGCGAAGGAGCAGGGCGCCAGGCTGGCAAAAAAGGCTCCTCCCCAGGGCTGTGGGCAGTGTCCTCCCCACGTGGCCTTGGCCCACTTCTCACACTGTCTTAACGTCCAGGGTTTGGGCCTGTGACAGGTTTTGGCGCTGGACTTTGACCGTATGCAGGTATCTCCCATGCAGTGTGAACTGGGACCAGGTGAACAGCTGCAGCAGAGCACAGGTGATGGGCACCAGCACCAGCAGGTAGAAGCAGCCCTGGCGGAGCATTGGGACCTGcgctgggggtggggctgggggctcTGGCCAGGGCTGGGCACTCCCCACAGGGGCTAGTGGGGCCTGCTGGAAGAGATCATGACCTAGGATGAGAGAGAACAGAAGGTACATGTTCAGCCCAGCTTCCCTCCAAGCCCTGGTCCTCTCCAAAGTCCAGAATGGGACATCTCAGATGTCACAGGTACATGTCTAAGCCACAACTCTTGATTTCCTCCTTTAAGTCTGCTACCCACCTTTCTTCTCAGTGAAATGGCGGGCACCTCCATCCACCCAATAACTTAGGCCAAAATCCTCAAAGTCGTCCTCGATTCTCTGATTTCCTTCATCATTCCACAACATCCAGTCCTTCTCCTCCCCTCAACTCCAAAACATCCCACACCCACCCACTTCTTTCCAGCTCCCCTGTACCACCCTGGCCCTAGCCTCCATTGCCTCTGCCACAGCCTGGTGATGTTCTCCCTGCTCTGGCTTCCATATGatccattctccacacagcagcctgGGTGAGTGTTAAAATGTAAACCAGACTCTTGAAGCCATGAatgctggataaacccctgaaaccactgccctgagataatctttaaaccttaaaccaaaaatatcccttgaagttttcttaaaaccaaacaatagtttagctcaactagtaaaaaaaaaatctgctttgaacactatgctcttttaagatctatgtggaatcaaattgacaagggcaactcgaaagattagaaaggaaacttagggggcagtgaatttatattaaaggtgaggaacaactcagacaaggaaggtgagaatggttacacaactcaatgtaatcaatgtcactaaatggtacatgcagaaacttgagttggtgtgttttgctgtgtatattctaaacaacaaataaaattatatatatatatgttaaaaaaaaaaatgtaacccaGACTATGCCACTCCCTGCTTAAAACTCTCCCAACAGTGTCCTCACACCGAGGATAAAATCTAAACCCTGCTTTGATCTGCAAAGCTCTCTTCTTCATTTCTCCAGACTCATCTCCTAACCACTCCTGATATCTTGGGCCTTTACACTTGCTGTTCCCACCATCTTGGGTTCCCTGAGATCTTTTTGAGACCAACTCTTTGCCACTCAGTTCACATCTTGAGCATTACTTCCTtggagaggccttccctgaccacactCAGTCATACTGTCTCACGTCTTCCTGTCTATTCTTTATCATAGCACTTATCGCTACCTGACATCTTTTCTGTTTGGCTATTTATTACCTTCTTTTCCCCAACTAGATATATAAGCTCCATGATAGCAAAGACCTTGTCTGTCTCATTGTTATTTCCATAGCACCTAAAGCCGCACCTGGCACAGAGAAGGTATTTTAtacatacttgttgaatgaatgaacaattgaaagaatggaagaaccCGCTACCCATGTGGAAAGGAACAGAAAAGGGGTATTAGTCCTGGGCATCCCAGGCCCAGCCTCTGTCAGGCAGTTGCCATTCTCTCTCCCTCACTGGACGTAGAGTTCAGGCTTGTCAGCTGGTACTCCAGGTAAACTGTGCCCCTGGAGCCCCGAGAGCCCCTTGCCAACCCCCGGGCCTCACCTGTATAGAAACAGAGCAGCCAGGTGCCTAGCAGTGGGGCAAAGGTCTGGCCTGGTTTGGTCACCAGGGCAACCATGCCAAAGAGGAGTGCCGAGGCTGCCTGCTTGCGTTGGTTCAGCACCAGGTCCTCGTCTACCAGGTCAGTGACCACCAAGGTCAGCAGCTTACAGGTGCCCTCAGTGAAGACACGGTTACTGCCGGTGGAGAGAAGAGGGGGCAAGAGTGAGGGGGTGGGACAGATGTGTAGGGGTGAGAGAGGGCAGGGCATACCTGGCAATGAAGAGGCAGAGCAGGCTGGGGCAGTCAGGGCCAGCCAACAGCATGAGTAGGCTAAGGCCCAACTTGAGCAGGAAGAGACCCCGTACCACAGCGTAGACACCCCAGCGCCGGCACAGGGGCAGGAAGTAGAGGTTGTTGAGATGGGGAGCGACGTAGGAGATGCCTGGGTAGAAAGGGCCCAGCCTTGTCAGGTGGCACTGCCACAGCTTATCAATATTTTAACAATCAGAATCACGGTTTGCACATACTGGACACTAAGGATGTGCCAGGGTCTGTGCTAAGAGCTTACCAAGCattcttttatttaatcctcacaattcttTAATGTAAGTACTCTATCATCCCTACTTTACTCATGAGACCTAGAGGCCCAAAAAGATGAAATACCATGCCCAAGGCCACAGAGGGAAAAACAGTTCAGATGCACCCAGGCCTAATAGATAGCTCTTGCTGTTAACCAGTACTGCACCTCATCACCTCTGGGTGGCACCATCACCAAAGGCCAACACCCCCACCCCTACCACCGCTGCAGTGGGCCCCCACCCCTTCCTCTGGAAAACAGAGCTGGGGGCTGGAGGTGCAACCCCCACAGCAGTCATCCCCCCCCCGACACCTAGGGCCCCCACTGGTAAGGTGGCCATGCCTGCAGCTGGGCTAGGGGCTCTGGGGTACAAGCCTCTGTCCTTCCATTCCATCCAAGACACCCACTCACCCAACAGGAAGGAGCCCATGGATAGGGAGATGTGGTCAGACAACAGGTGCTCCAGGAAGAGGGGGAAGAAGTTGCTGTTGAAGTGGCAGTGAAAGACCTGCAACCCAATAAGGGCAGTGAGGAGGGTGCTGGGGGGCTGGCGGGGGGAGCCCGGAACCAGCAccaaaagccaaaagggaagcaTGCATCCCTTGGTCCTCAGAGCAGCAAGAGGGAGAACAGATCCTTAGCGCCACGTCCCTAAACATGGAACATGCCAGAACAAAACTTAAAACCCCTGCTTTTTCATCTACTTTTGCTAAAAGCTAGCAGGAAttaaaaaatagtaattaaattaaggtttttctttttaattaaaaataccttaataaaataatttagtgACAACAATCTATTTCTAAATTTGCATATCTTAAATATCCCATGTGTTTTAGGTGTGGCACTTAGGTTTTTAGAAAGATAGAGTCCCCAGACAAGGCATCACTCTCATATCCTTACTATATAAGTGAGGAAGGCTGCCCAGACAGCCAGAGACCTGCCTCAGACCACACAGGCAGTTAGGAGCTCAGATGGTGCTAGAATCCAGGTCTCCCAATTgctccctcccccccgccccaccccaccgTGTTTCTGTCATTGAATGACTTGGTAGTCCTCACGCGAGACCCAGAATTGATTGCCCAGCTCTGGGCAGTTGCCATTCTCTCTCCCTCACTGGACCTAGAATTCAGGCTTGTCAGCTGGTGCCACAGGAACCTGCCCCCTTGAGTTAGGCATACCCCAGCTGTCCTGGGGTCTGCTCCCCATACCTGTACCAGGTCCATGCCCACGAACCACAGGAAGTTCCGGTGGTGTGCCAGCTGACGGAGGTATTGGCCCAAGGTGATGCTGCCTGCTTCCTTGCCGCCCACAAGCAGTTCCTCTCCACACAGGCTATAGGGCAGAGGGGAGTTGAGAGCTGCCTGGGGCTGAGCCAGAGCCATTCTCCCACTCTCGGACAGCCACCATCAGCCAGGGGACCCAGCGAAGAAGTCAGACTCAGAAGAGTGCTGGCAAGAACCTGCAGAGCCTGGGCTGGTCACTCACCCGCCATCCACAGCCAGGGCTGGACAACCTGGCTCCCTGCCAGCCGCCTCAACTCGCCTCCTCAGCAGCCGCGTGGCCCCCACAAAGCCCAGCCCAGAGCCAGCGGCCAGTGCCACACAGAAGGCACGGAAGGAGGAGAAGTCCTCCTTGTTCCAGAAGGCGTAGGAGGCAAAGACAGAGAGGGAGCCAGCGGCACTGAAGAGAGAGCAGTAGAAGTTGAGGTGGGTGCGGTCGTGAGCTGAAAGGGCCAGGTCAGCCAACAAGGCATGATGGTGCAGGTCCACAAGCGTCAGGAAGCCATCATAGAGGCACAGGCACAGCAAGAACTGCAGGCCAGCTGGGGCCCAGGGCACCCagaatgccaggaatgacagtgCCAGCAGCGGCCCATGCCAGCCCAGTGCCTGCACCCGTGTCAGCACCACAGCCCTAGAGGAAAGCCCAGTGCCTGACCTGCCAGGGAGAGGAGGGTTATCGGGAGGTGCCCCTCAGCCTTGGCAGGCCCCAGTTCCCCCTTCCATGTCTCAGAGGAGTGATGGCAGCCCAGATGTGGCACTCACATCAGGGTGGCCCCACTGCAAACCGAGACACTAGCCTCCAATCTAGGAAGCACAATTCCCAGTGGGTACACCCCCTCCTCTGCCCCAATCTCCTCCCCTACAGCCTGCCAGTGCTAATGGTCAAAGGGTGGTAGGATACCCACTTCTCAGGGCTCGAGCAGTGATGGGACTGAAGCAGGGATGAGGTTAATGGGATCTGACAGAAGCAGCAGAGGGTGGTTGGGGACAGACATTTCAGTCCTGAGGGGCCCGACAAGCCAAGCTGGAGTAAATCTCTCCCCCCAGGTAACCAAGGCAAG
This genomic window contains:
- the ACTR1A gene encoding alpha-centractin isoform X1 produces the protein MESYDVIANQPVVIDNGSGVIKAGFAGDQIPKYCFPNYVGRPKHVRVMAGALEGDIFIGPKAEEHRGLLSIRYPMEHGIVKDWNDMERIWQYVYSKDQLQTFSEEHPVLLTEAPLNPRKNRERAAEVFFETFNVPALFISMQAVLSLYATGRTTGVVLDSGDGVTHAVPIYEGFAMPHSIMRIDIAGRDVSRFLRLYLRKEGYDFHSSSEFEIVKAIKERACYLSINPQKDETLETEKAQYYLPDGSTIEGPWPQPQPLKLALHLQIGPSRFRAPELLFRPDLIGEESEGIHEVLVFAIQKSDMDLRRTLFSNIVLSGGSTLFKGFGDRLLSEVKKLAPKDVKIRISAPQERLYSTWIGGSILASLDTFKKMWVSKKEYEEDGARSIHRKTF
- the ACTR1A gene encoding alpha-centractin isoform X2, yielding MESYDVIANQPVVIDNGSGVIKAGFAGDQIPKYCFPNYVGRPKHVRVMAGALEGDIFIGPKAEEHRGLLSIRYPMEHGIVKDWNDMERIWQYVYSKDQLQTFSEEHPVLLTEAPLNPRKNRERAAEVFFETFNVPALFISMQAVLSLYATGRTTGVVLDSGDGVTHAVPIYEGFAMPHSIMRIDIAGRDVSRFLRLYLRKEGYDFHSSSEFEIVKAIKERACYLSINPQKDETLETEKAQYYLPDGSTIEIGPSRFRAPELLFRPDLIGEESEGIHEVLVFAIQKSDMDLRRTLFSNIVLSGGSTLFKGFGDRLLSEVKKLAPKDVKIRISAPQERLYSTWIGGSILASLDTFKKMWVSKKEYEEDGARSIHRKTF
- the MFSD13A gene encoding transmembrane protein 180, which translates into the protein MGLARPQAWLLRLPTAVVYGSLALFISVLHNVFLLYYVDTFVSVYKINKAAFWVGETVFLLWNSLNDPLFGWLSDRQFLSSQPWSGTGLSSRAVVLTRVQALGWHGPLLALSFLAFWVPWAPAGLQFLLCLCLYDGFLTLVDLHHHALLADLALSAHDRTHLNFYCSLFSAAGSLSVFASYAFWNKEDFSSFRAFCVALAAGSGLGFVGATRLLRRRVEAAGREPGCPALAVDGGLCGEELLVGGKEAGSITLGQYLRQLAHHRNFLWFVGMDLVQVFHCHFNSNFFPLFLEHLLSDHISLSMGSFLLGISYVAPHLNNLYFLPLCRRWGVYAVVRGLFLLKLGLSLLMLLAGPDCPSLLCLFIASNRVFTEGTCKLLTLVVTDLVDEDLVLNQRKQAASALLFGMVALVTKPGQTFAPLLGTWLLCFYTGHDLFQQAPLAPVGSAQPWPEPPAPPPAQVPMLRQGCFYLLVLVPITCALLQLFTWSQFTLHGRYLHTVKVQRQNLSQAQTLDVKTV